A stretch of Dioscorea cayenensis subsp. rotundata cultivar TDr96_F1 unplaced genomic scaffold, TDr96_F1_v2_PseudoChromosome.rev07_lg8_w22 25.fasta BLBR01000556.1, whole genome shotgun sequence DNA encodes these proteins:
- the LOC120254638 gene encoding ethylene-responsive transcription factor LEP-like, translating into MDIPDLQCIRLLCHQRRRSRGSTGYLGVRRRPLGCYATEITNPYTKKRHWLGTFDTSEEASLAYDMSSITFSGIDKAQTNFSYMFRIMPSPPPPPPPPSPLPPPPPPPS; encoded by the coding sequence ATGGACATACCGGACTTACAATGCATCAGGCTACTCTGTCACCAGAGAAGACGATCTAGAGGATCAACGGGGTACTTAGGAGTACGAAGGAGACCATTGGGATGTTATGCAACGGAGATTACAAACCCTTATACTAAGAAGAGACATTGGTTAGGCACGTTTGATACATCGGAGGAAGCATCATTGGCTTATGACATGTCATCAATCACCTTTAGTGGTATCGATAAAGCTCAGACTAATTTTTCCTATATGTTTCGTATTATGCCTTCTCCACCTCCACCACCTCCGCCACCTTCTCCACTACCACCTCCGCCACCTCCTCCTTCATAG